One stretch of Niallia sp. XMNu-256 DNA includes these proteins:
- a CDS encoding branched-chain amino acid ABC transporter permease: MEILQQVVNGISLGSIYALIALGYTMVYGIVKLINFAHGDVFMIGSFVGFFSITVLEIGLFPALILSMVICAIFGVLIERIAYKPLRNATRIAALITAIGVSLFIENGFIYLRGAQPVAYPGDVLPVKNIELFGISISSQSLSILGISVALMILLQFIVYKTKIGKAMRAVSLDYDAARLMGINVNNTISATFAIGSALAGAAGVIFGLYYIKIDPLMGIIPGLKAFIAAVLGGIGIIPGAMVGGLLLGVIESLVSAAGFSLWRDGVAFIVLILILIFRPSGLFGKNAKEKV, from the coding sequence ATGGAAATTTTACAGCAAGTTGTAAACGGAATTTCACTTGGAAGTATATATGCACTTATTGCACTTGGATACACGATGGTATACGGGATTGTTAAGTTAATTAATTTTGCCCATGGCGATGTGTTTATGATCGGCTCATTTGTAGGTTTCTTCTCTATTACTGTTCTTGAAATTGGATTATTCCCAGCTCTCATTCTATCTATGGTTATATGTGCTATTTTTGGAGTCCTTATTGAGAGAATTGCCTATAAACCATTACGTAATGCAACGAGAATTGCAGCTTTGATTACCGCTATTGGTGTTTCTTTATTTATTGAGAATGGTTTTATTTATTTACGCGGGGCACAACCAGTAGCTTATCCCGGAGATGTTCTTCCTGTTAAAAATATTGAATTATTTGGCATCTCTATTAGCAGTCAATCTCTTTCCATTTTAGGAATTTCAGTTGCCCTGATGATCTTGCTACAATTCATTGTTTATAAAACAAAGATTGGAAAAGCGATGCGGGCCGTTTCACTCGATTATGATGCAGCTAGATTAATGGGAATCAATGTTAATAATACAATTTCAGCAACCTTTGCAATTGGCTCTGCTTTAGCAGGAGCAGCTGGAGTTATTTTCGGTCTCTATTATATTAAAATCGACCCGTTAATGGGGATTATTCCAGGTTTAAAAGCGTTTATCGCCGCAGTTTTAGGTGGCATCGGCATCATTCCGGGTGCCATGGTCGGAGGACTGTTACTAGGTGTGATCGAATCTCTTGTAAGTGCTGCAGGGTTTTCCTTATGGCGTGATGGTGTAGCCTTTATTGTTTTAATCCTTATTTTAATTTTCCGACCATCAGGCCTGTTTGGCAAAAATGCAAAGGAAAAAGTGTAA
- a CDS encoding ABC transporter substrate-binding protein has product MKKGRLQATFMSLVLSAGVLAACSGGAEQTSTTEKKSDGGYTIKIGANLELSGNVASYGTGILNGLELAIEEINKEGIDGKKIELIKHDNKSEAAEATSGALKLINQDGVSAIVGAATTTNTLAQVQLAQDNKVPVITPSGTNPDITFKDGKLNDFLFRTCFIDPFQGEIAANFAADNLGVKSAAILIDNNSDYAKGLAAAFKKAFEAKGGKVIVQEAYAAKDTEFRTQLTSIKGKSPEFVYIPGYYEEAGLIIKQAKELGLDVPFMGGDGWDSPTLVDIAGADALNNAYITNHYSSGDTDEKIQSFVNAFEAKHGKKPDAFNALGYDTGYLLADAIKRAGSGDSEAIQKALAETTDLSLVTGNFTYDEKHNPVKTATILTYENGEQVFETKVNP; this is encoded by the coding sequence ATGAAAAAAGGAAGATTACAAGCCACATTTATGTCACTTGTCCTATCGGCTGGTGTATTAGCCGCATGTTCTGGTGGAGCGGAACAAACCTCTACTACCGAAAAAAAGAGTGACGGCGGTTACACAATTAAAATCGGTGCCAACCTGGAATTATCAGGAAACGTCGCCTCTTATGGGACAGGAATTTTAAATGGATTAGAACTGGCAATCGAAGAAATTAACAAAGAAGGCATTGATGGGAAGAAAATTGAGTTAATCAAACATGATAATAAGTCTGAAGCAGCTGAGGCAACAAGTGGTGCTTTAAAATTAATTAATCAAGATGGAGTATCTGCGATTGTTGGGGCTGCTACAACAACAAATACATTAGCACAAGTTCAACTTGCTCAAGATAATAAAGTACCTGTAATCACACCATCTGGTACAAATCCAGATATTACTTTTAAAGATGGAAAGTTAAATGATTTTCTGTTTAGAACATGTTTTATCGATCCATTCCAAGGTGAAATTGCAGCTAACTTTGCAGCAGACAACTTAGGGGTAAAGTCGGCTGCTATTTTAATTGATAATAACAGTGATTATGCTAAAGGGCTTGCAGCAGCTTTTAAGAAAGCCTTTGAAGCAAAAGGCGGAAAAGTTATCGTTCAAGAAGCTTACGCAGCAAAGGATACTGAATTTCGTACCCAATTAACAAGTATTAAAGGTAAAAGTCCTGAGTTTGTATATATTCCTGGTTATTACGAAGAAGCTGGATTAATTATAAAGCAAGCAAAAGAATTAGGATTAGACGTACCATTTATGGGCGGGGACGGTTGGGACTCTCCAACTCTAGTTGATATTGCAGGTGCTGATGCACTTAATAACGCTTATATTACGAACCACTACTCTTCTGGGGATACAGATGAAAAAATACAAAGCTTTGTAAATGCCTTTGAAGCGAAACATGGCAAAAAGCCTGATGCTTTTAATGCACTTGGATATGATACTGGATATTTACTAGCTGATGCGATTAAGCGTGCTGGATCTGGTGACTCTGAAGCGATTCAGAAAGCATTAGCAGAAACAACAGATTTATCTCTCGTAACAGGTAATTTCACATATGACGAAAAGCATAATCCTGTAAAAACAGCCACGATCTTAACTTATGAAAATGGCGAACAAGTCTTTGAAACAAAGGTAAATCCATAA
- a CDS encoding sporulation protein Cse60: MIKVKLFDTEHEKDLEVEINYFLEDLEEHQLVDIKYNVAAMPEEDDDEQIYCFSAMVIYRK; encoded by the coding sequence ATGATTAAAGTAAAACTGTTCGATACCGAACATGAAAAAGATTTAGAAGTAGAAATAAATTATTTTCTAGAGGATTTAGAGGAGCATCAGTTGGTTGATATTAAGTATAATGTCGCTGCAATGCCAGAAGAGGATGACGATGAACAAATCTATTGTTTCTCAGCCATGGTCATTTATCGTAAATAA
- a CDS encoding NAD(P)/FAD-dependent oxidoreductase has protein sequence MMYDVIVIGGGPSGLMAALSAGESGAKVLLIDKGDKLGRKLAISGGGRCNVTNRMPVDDLIKHIPGNGRFLYGAFSLFNNEDIILFFKKLGIELKEEDHGRMFPINDKAQTVVNALLHKLEVLKIAVRKNSPVRTIHYHDNHNKTVQLMSGESFETKAVIIAAGGKSVPQTGSTGDGYAWAKKAGHTITDLFPTEVPVISHEKFIKTKTLQGLSLRDIALSVLNAKGKSIITHRMDMIFTHFGISGPAVLRCSQFIVKELRKSVNREVVVNLDIFPDKKEEPLFQELIHLLQADPKKSLKNVFKNLMPERYLLFLLEQNGIDPATQANNLSKDKLRLFAESCKKFRFNVHDTLPIEKAFITGGGVSVKEVDPKTMSSKLMEGLYFCGEILDIHGYTGGFNITAAFVTGRLAGLNAAEFSHK, from the coding sequence ATAATGTACGATGTGATTGTAATTGGTGGTGGACCCTCAGGTTTAATGGCCGCTTTATCAGCCGGAGAGTCTGGGGCCAAAGTGTTATTAATTGATAAAGGAGATAAGTTAGGTCGTAAGCTTGCCATTTCAGGCGGCGGTCGCTGCAATGTCACGAACCGAATGCCTGTTGACGACTTGATTAAACATATTCCTGGAAATGGACGGTTTTTATACGGTGCTTTCTCCTTATTTAATAATGAAGATATTATTTTATTTTTCAAAAAGCTTGGGATCGAGTTAAAAGAAGAAGACCATGGAAGAATGTTTCCTATCAATGATAAAGCCCAAACTGTTGTCAATGCTCTACTTCATAAATTGGAAGTGCTCAAAATAGCGGTAAGGAAAAATAGCCCCGTTCGCACGATTCACTATCATGATAATCATAATAAAACAGTTCAACTAATGAGTGGTGAATCTTTTGAAACAAAGGCGGTAATTATCGCAGCAGGCGGAAAATCAGTTCCACAAACGGGGTCTACTGGGGATGGTTATGCATGGGCAAAAAAAGCCGGTCATACGATCACAGACCTTTTTCCGACCGAAGTTCCCGTCATTTCTCATGAGAAGTTTATTAAAACAAAAACCTTACAAGGTCTCTCATTGAGAGATATTGCGCTTAGCGTATTAAATGCAAAAGGAAAATCAATCATTACTCACCGTATGGATATGATTTTCACTCATTTTGGCATCAGTGGTCCTGCTGTCCTTCGATGCAGTCAATTTATTGTAAAAGAATTGAGGAAATCTGTTAATAGGGAAGTCGTTGTAAACCTTGATATTTTTCCAGATAAAAAGGAAGAACCTCTATTTCAAGAATTAATTCATTTGTTACAGGCAGACCCGAAGAAAAGCCTTAAAAATGTATTTAAAAATCTTATGCCTGAACGCTATTTACTCTTTTTGCTGGAGCAAAATGGGATTGACCCTGCCACACAAGCAAACAATCTATCAAAAGACAAACTGCGGTTGTTTGCCGAAAGTTGTAAGAAATTCCGTTTTAATGTTCATGATACCCTTCCCATTGAAAAAGCGTTCATTACTGGTGGAGGGGTTTCCGTTAAGGAAGTCGATCCGAAAACCATGTCATCCAAGTTGATGGAGGGTCTTTACTTTTGTGGTGAAATTCTCGATATCCATGGATATACAGGCGGATTTAATATTACTGCGGCTTTTGTTACAGGTAGATTGGCAGGATTAAATGCTGCGGAGTTTAGTCATAAATAA
- a CDS encoding polysaccharide biosynthesis protein, translated as MSSKLLRGTFILTLGTIISKMLGLFYVIPFDAIVGQEGTTLYQYSYVPYTIFLSIATGGIPLAISKFISKYNALDEYAVGRKLFKSSQWIMIISGFVSFLILYLSAPFLAGMVIRDTDQVTNIEDVITVTRAVSFALIIVPFMSLSRGFFQGHQSMGPTAVSQVVEQIVRIVFLLAGAYVVLNIMGGDIVTAASISTFAAFVGAIGGLLVLFWYWWRRKPYLDELLLKDKGTVDISLKEMYKEILVYAAPFVFVGLANPLFQFIDQITFNRAMVEIGLAKQADFAYSALNFYSHKLVIIPVSLATAFSLTLVPNITKSFISGERNVVNSQINQTFQVILFLILPAVTGMALLAEPIYTTFYGHDPYGTEVLRFYAPVALLFSMFPVTAAILQGINQQRFTVLSLLVGLLIKLTLNIPLIKLMETRGAILATILGYVAAITINLFVIKYFTGFSFKVTGRRSLLICIFTLLMFLGAGGTYEVLSMFFNPTSITQAIVMIIITALVGILIYGYLSLKSKLANILFGTRVDRIKEKLHLRI; from the coding sequence ATGTCATCAAAGCTTTTAAGGGGAACATTTATTTTAACTTTAGGAACGATTATTTCAAAAATGCTTGGTTTGTTTTACGTCATCCCGTTTGATGCAATTGTAGGACAAGAAGGAACAACACTGTATCAATACTCTTATGTACCTTATACAATCTTTCTTAGTATTGCAACGGGGGGGATCCCGTTAGCCATTTCAAAATTTATCTCGAAATATAATGCCTTAGATGAATATGCTGTTGGTCGAAAATTATTTAAATCTAGTCAATGGATTATGATTATTTCAGGCTTTGTCTCTTTTCTAATTCTCTATTTATCAGCTCCATTTCTTGCTGGTATGGTGATAAGAGATACTGATCAAGTAACAAATATTGAGGATGTTATTACGGTGACTCGTGCTGTTAGCTTTGCCTTAATTATTGTCCCTTTTATGAGTTTAAGCCGGGGGTTTTTCCAAGGACATCAATCAATGGGTCCAACAGCAGTTTCTCAAGTCGTAGAACAAATTGTCAGGATTGTGTTTCTATTAGCAGGTGCATATGTCGTATTAAATATCATGGGTGGGGACATCGTCACAGCTGCTAGTATCTCAACCTTCGCTGCGTTTGTTGGGGCAATAGGTGGTCTATTGGTTTTATTTTGGTACTGGTGGAGACGAAAACCTTATTTAGATGAATTGTTGTTAAAAGATAAAGGGACTGTTGATATTTCACTTAAAGAGATGTACAAGGAAATTCTTGTTTATGCAGCTCCCTTTGTATTTGTCGGATTAGCTAATCCATTATTCCAATTTATTGATCAAATTACATTTAATCGGGCAATGGTTGAAATTGGCTTGGCTAAGCAGGCTGACTTCGCTTATAGTGCACTTAACTTTTACTCGCATAAGTTAGTGATCATTCCTGTTTCACTAGCAACTGCTTTTTCATTAACACTAGTTCCTAATATTACGAAATCATTTATAAGTGGTGAACGAAACGTTGTAAATAGTCAAATTAACCAAACGTTCCAAGTCATTTTATTTTTAATTCTGCCTGCTGTTACTGGAATGGCCTTATTGGCAGAACCGATTTATACTACCTTTTATGGCCATGACCCATACGGTACAGAAGTTTTGCGTTTCTATGCTCCAGTAGCACTATTATTTTCTATGTTTCCAGTTACCGCTGCAATTTTACAAGGAATTAACCAACAACGTTTTACGGTTTTAAGTTTATTAGTTGGACTCCTCATTAAATTGACCTTAAATATACCATTGATAAAATTAATGGAAACAAGAGGGGCTATTTTAGCGACTATCCTTGGTTATGTTGCTGCCATAACGATCAATTTATTTGTTATTAAGTATTTTACAGGCTTTTCATTCAAGGTGACAGGACGGAGAAGTCTATTAATTTGTATTTTTACTCTTCTGATGTTCTTAGGTGCAGGCGGTACTTATGAAGTACTTTCGATGTTTTTCAATCCTACATCAATTACACAGGCGATCGTTATGATCATTATCACTGCATTAGTGGGGATCTTGATTTATGGCTATTTAAGTTTGAAATCTAAACTAGCAAATATCTTATTTGGTACAAGAGTTGATCGGATAAAGGAAAAGCTACATCTTCGAATTTAA
- a CDS encoding pseudouridine synthase has product MRIDKMLANMGYGSRKEVKQLLKKGQVVVNGKIVKDGKEQIDPFHDAVTLNGAEVQYKEFIYLMMNKPPGVISATEDDYDETVIDILQPEDAVFSPFPVGRLDKDTEGLLLITNDGGLAHQLLSPKKNVPKTYFAVIDREVTDEDIEAFRQGVTLDDGYHTKPGDLKILKSGIYSDIELTITEGKFHQVKRMFEAVGKKVVYLKRVSMGPLQLDESLELGEYRELTEEEVLQLINVSKLEKI; this is encoded by the coding sequence TTGAGAATTGATAAAATGTTAGCCAATATGGGATATGGAAGTCGAAAAGAAGTAAAGCAGCTATTAAAAAAGGGACAAGTTGTTGTAAATGGAAAGATTGTTAAGGATGGGAAAGAGCAGATTGATCCTTTTCATGATGCTGTTACTTTAAATGGAGCTGAGGTCCAATACAAAGAATTTATTTATTTAATGATGAATAAACCACCAGGGGTTATTTCCGCGACTGAGGATGATTATGATGAAACGGTCATTGATATACTCCAGCCGGAAGACGCTGTATTTTCTCCCTTTCCAGTAGGCAGGCTTGATAAAGATACAGAAGGGCTATTACTTATTACAAATGACGGTGGTTTAGCCCATCAATTATTGTCACCTAAAAAAAATGTCCCCAAAACTTATTTTGCAGTGATTGATCGCGAAGTGACAGACGAAGATATTGAAGCTTTTCGTCAAGGGGTTACTTTAGATGATGGGTACCATACGAAACCAGGAGATTTAAAAATCTTAAAGTCTGGTATTTATTCAGATATTGAGTTAACGATAACAGAAGGAAAATTCCATCAAGTGAAAAGAATGTTTGAAGCAGTAGGAAAAAAAGTAGTTTATTTAAAGAGAGTTTCAATGGGGCCGCTTCAACTTGATGAAAGCTTAGAACTGGGGGAATATCGTGAATTAACAGAGGAGGAAGTACTTCAATTAATAAATGTAAGTAAATTAGAAAAAATTTGA
- a CDS encoding DeoR family transcriptional regulator encodes MKPSTNRMLNRIKSVYMFINSHGTVTTQELVEEFGITPRTIQRDLNVLAYNDLVRSPSRGKWTTTNKKVKLSS; translated from the coding sequence TTGAAACCTTCAACTAACCGGATGTTAAACCGTATCAAATCCGTCTACATGTTTATTAATAGCCATGGGACTGTAACAACTCAAGAGTTAGTAGAAGAATTTGGTATTACACCTCGAACGATACAACGAGACTTGAATGTTTTAGCGTACAACGATTTAGTCAGAAGCCCAAGCCGTGGAAAATGGACAACAACAAATAAGAAGGTTAAATTATCTTCCTAA
- the pepV gene encoding dipeptidase PepV, with the protein MTEVKWIDEVEKRQEELIHDTQKLLQIKSVLDDPSPEAPLGVGVKEALEFMLQMGEKDGFRTKNVGNLAGHIEFGEGDESIGILCHVDVVPEGDGWSSDPYGAEIRDGKIFARGAIDDKGPTMAAYYAMKIVKELGLPVGKRVRMIIGTDEESEWRCVKHYFEHEEMPIVGFAPDADFPIIFAEKGIVDFDLVQKDVKKNVNNDELKMELIRFESGRRYNMVPDFAKAAVHVKVDNTNFIQKYDDFRKKHALKGKCYVDNGELILELEGVSAHGMEPNNGKNAGLFLIKFLHENNEDPCAATFLNSAVEFFYGDTRGSNLGVSFQDDISGELTINVGKLAYDPLNGGTFGLNLRYPVKNDMEATKNQLAEVVTKQGFSIQNYSDSKPHHVDENSQLIQVLKKVYEEQTGEKAELLAIGGGTYARSLSSGVAFGPLFPGRENIAHQKDEYMYIDDLIKATAIYAQAIYELAK; encoded by the coding sequence ATGACTGAAGTGAAATGGATAGATGAAGTGGAGAAAAGACAAGAAGAGCTAATACATGACACTCAAAAACTTTTACAGATTAAAAGTGTGTTAGATGATCCATCCCCAGAAGCTCCACTAGGGGTTGGTGTGAAAGAAGCTCTAGAATTTATGCTACAAATGGGAGAAAAAGATGGTTTTCGTACGAAGAACGTAGGGAACTTAGCGGGACATATCGAATTTGGCGAAGGTGACGAGTCTATTGGGATACTATGCCATGTTGATGTGGTACCAGAGGGAGATGGCTGGTCGAGTGATCCCTATGGAGCAGAAATACGAGATGGTAAGATTTTTGCTAGAGGGGCGATCGATGATAAAGGTCCAACCATGGCAGCTTATTATGCTATGAAAATCGTTAAAGAGTTAGGTTTGCCAGTGGGTAAACGAGTGCGAATGATTATCGGGACAGATGAAGAAAGTGAATGGAGATGTGTCAAACATTATTTTGAACATGAGGAAATGCCAATAGTAGGATTTGCCCCAGATGCTGATTTTCCAATTATTTTTGCTGAAAAGGGAATTGTTGATTTTGACTTAGTTCAGAAGGACGTAAAGAAAAATGTAAACAACGATGAATTGAAAATGGAATTAATTCGGTTTGAATCTGGTAGGAGATATAATATGGTTCCAGATTTTGCAAAAGCTGCAGTCCATGTGAAGGTAGATAACACCAACTTTATTCAAAAGTACGATGATTTTCGAAAAAAACATGCTTTAAAAGGAAAGTGTTATGTGGATAATGGCGAATTAATACTTGAACTCGAGGGAGTTTCAGCTCACGGAATGGAACCGAATAATGGAAAAAATGCTGGTCTATTCTTAATAAAATTTCTCCACGAAAATAATGAAGATCCGTGTGCAGCAACGTTTCTTAACTCTGCTGTTGAATTTTTCTATGGCGACACAAGAGGTAGCAATTTAGGGGTCTCGTTTCAGGATGATATTTCTGGAGAGTTGACGATTAATGTTGGAAAGTTGGCGTATGATCCGCTAAATGGTGGAACTTTTGGACTCAATTTACGCTATCCTGTAAAAAATGATATGGAAGCTACAAAAAATCAATTAGCCGAGGTTGTAACTAAACAAGGTTTTTCGATTCAAAATTATTCGGACTCAAAACCTCACCATGTGGATGAAAATAGCCAATTAATACAGGTATTAAAAAAGGTTTATGAGGAGCAAACAGGAGAAAAGGCGGAACTACTAGCAATTGGTGGCGGTACATACGCACGGTCTTTATCTTCAGGTGTTGCATTTGGTCCGCTTTTCCCGGGAAGAGAAAATATTGCCCATCAAAAGGATGAGTATATGTATATCGATGATCTAATCAAAGCAACAGCGATCTATGCACAAGCGATTTATGAATTAGCTAAATAA
- the thpR gene encoding RNA 2',3'-cyclic phosphodiesterase has protein sequence MERNPHYFWAVGLPLEIKQSISEAFNDLKSLFPFKRWVHKEDYHITLAFLGSAETSKRNATIDRIQESLETVNSFPLQIQGIDIFGNKKSPRVFWAAVNQEDRLHGLQQNVYQQCLQAGFKLETRSYHPHITLARNWIGPDFSHELLQKYNPFRDQSLSFIVKEVVLYQTHLEKTPKYEPIATFSLLGE, from the coding sequence ATGGAACGAAATCCACATTATTTTTGGGCTGTCGGATTACCCTTAGAGATTAAACAGAGCATTTCCGAAGCCTTTAACGATTTAAAATCACTTTTTCCATTTAAACGTTGGGTACATAAAGAGGATTATCATATTACCCTAGCATTTCTTGGTTCTGCAGAAACATCAAAACGGAATGCCACGATCGATCGTATTCAAGAAAGTCTTGAAACAGTAAATTCTTTCCCACTACAAATTCAAGGGATTGATATTTTTGGCAATAAAAAGTCGCCTCGTGTTTTTTGGGCTGCGGTTAATCAAGAAGACCGACTCCATGGTTTACAACAAAATGTATACCAGCAATGCTTACAAGCTGGTTTTAAGTTAGAGACTCGGTCCTATCATCCACATATTACGCTAGCACGGAATTGGATAGGTCCTGATTTTTCACATGAGTTATTGCAAAAGTACAACCCATTCCGTGATCAATCCCTTTCCTTTATCGTAAAAGAAGTTGTGTTATATCAGACACATTTAGAAAAAACACCAAAATATGAACCAATTGCAACCTTTTCGTTACTAGGTGAATAG
- a CDS encoding nuclease-related domain-containing protein — MVEEELSGFDGIFNSPTRPATKEELKLRFLNQLFQFQMTWATSTLIDKSFVNKGFYYDEKLKYFLQRFPDTYLVLYRPIFQLKKATIEMETILVSPTDIWCIHFVESGDGAVYIGNHDKFWTIRNKHQEKKIVNPMIALNRMGKIVVNILETFDIQMPIHKVLLSRNGFIDYPTVPFDVKLIDKRNHTEWLQNLRGLRSPLKGIQLKGAEALLRYCLTSSVKRTEWGIWDRK; from the coding sequence ATGGTTGAAGAGGAGCTTTCAGGCTTTGATGGAATTTTCAACTCGCCGACACGACCAGCAACAAAGGAAGAGTTAAAGCTTCGATTTTTAAATCAATTATTCCAATTCCAGATGACTTGGGCTACTTCAACACTAATTGATAAATCATTTGTTAATAAAGGTTTCTATTATGATGAAAAGCTTAAATATTTTTTACAACGGTTTCCCGATACATATCTTGTTTTATATCGCCCAATTTTTCAATTGAAAAAAGCAACGATTGAAATGGAGACCATTTTAGTTAGTCCAACCGATATTTGGTGTATCCATTTTGTCGAGAGTGGAGATGGAGCAGTATATATAGGGAATCACGATAAATTCTGGACCATAAGAAACAAACATCAAGAGAAAAAAATAGTTAATCCGATGATTGCCTTAAACCGTATGGGGAAAATCGTAGTAAACATACTTGAAACTTTCGATATTCAAATGCCGATTCACAAAGTTCTCTTATCAAGAAATGGATTTATTGATTATCCAACAGTTCCTTTCGATGTGAAATTAATTGATAAACGCAATCATACAGAGTGGTTACAAAACCTAAGAGGATTGCGTTCCCCTTTAAAGGGTATACAGTTAAAAGGAGCAGAAGCCCTATTACGATATTGCCTAACATCTTCTGTGAAAAGAACTGAATGGGGGATATGGGATAGGAAATAA
- a CDS encoding phosphotransferase family protein: MEDYFGHDWEIVPAGGATGEAFYAQHKENRYFLKRNTSPFLASLSAEGIVPKLVWTKRLETGDVFTAQQWLNGRELKPAEMNHENVAKLLKKIHQSNHLLSMLKRLGKTPLQPLHILQNLMQEIDEDILSILNVQESLKFLKENMYKIHNERKVVCHCDVNHNNWLLDETNQLYLIDWDGAVVADPAIDIGSLLYWYIPRDEWENWLNLYGLTLDDHLLLRMKWYVLSQTLHSIQWHKDKSRFSEMNKWIELLKHYLSL; this comes from the coding sequence TTGGAAGACTATTTTGGACATGATTGGGAGATTGTTCCTGCAGGTGGAGCAACGGGTGAAGCCTTTTATGCACAACATAAGGAGAATCGATATTTCCTAAAACGAAATACATCTCCGTTTTTGGCGAGCCTTTCAGCTGAAGGAATTGTTCCGAAGCTTGTTTGGACAAAAAGATTAGAGACCGGTGATGTATTTACTGCTCAACAGTGGTTAAATGGGCGGGAACTTAAACCTGCCGAAATGAATCACGAAAATGTAGCAAAACTACTCAAAAAAATTCATCAATCAAACCATTTACTTAGTATGTTAAAGCGATTGGGTAAAACCCCTTTACAGCCGTTACATATATTGCAAAATCTTATGCAAGAAATAGATGAGGATATTCTATCTATCTTGAATGTACAAGAATCATTGAAGTTCTTAAAAGAAAATATGTATAAGATTCATAATGAAAGAAAAGTTGTCTGTCATTGTGATGTGAATCATAACAATTGGCTGCTTGATGAGACCAATCAATTATATTTAATTGACTGGGATGGGGCCGTTGTTGCCGATCCAGCCATTGATATAGGTTCATTGTTGTATTGGTATATTCCACGGGATGAGTGGGAAAATTGGTTAAATTTATATGGTTTAACATTAGACGATCATTTATTGCTTCGAATGAAATGGTATGTGCTTTCACAAACATTACATTCGATTCAATGGCATAAAGATAAATCAAGATTTTCTGAAATGAACAAGTGGATTGAATTACTAAAGCATTATCTTTCTTTGTAA
- a CDS encoding YtzH-like family protein translates to MPLQYQDQINLIKDILTNHQSDCCGSVSECEQLERLVKSLMANNQINQQDTNTLDQIYYYSQGGVNAANLEQHIESHQQQLSQWVDNMDQLS, encoded by the coding sequence ATGCCTCTCCAATATCAAGATCAAATTAATTTAATTAAAGATATATTAACGAACCACCAATCCGATTGCTGCGGTTCTGTTTCTGAATGCGAGCAGTTAGAACGACTTGTGAAGTCATTAATGGCAAACAATCAAATAAACCAACAAGATACAAATACACTTGATCAAATTTATTATTATAGCCAAGGTGGAGTGAATGCTGCTAATTTAGAACAACATATTGAGTCCCATCAACAACAATTATCCCAATGGGTTGACAATATGGATCAATTATCATAA